In a single window of the Campylobacter iguaniorum genome:
- the rpmJ gene encoding 50S ribosomal protein L36: protein MKVRPSVKKMCDKCKIVKRKGIVHVICENPKHKQRQG from the coding sequence ATGAAAGTTCGTCCTTCTGTTAAGAAGATGTGTGACAAATGTAAAATTGTCAAACGCAAAGGCATAGTTCATGTTATTTGCGAAAACCCAAAACATAAACAAAGACAAGGATAA
- the rpsM gene encoding 30S ribosomal protein S13, which produces MARIVGVDLPKKKRVEYGLTYIYGIGLFTSRKILDAVGISYDKRVYDLSEDEAAAIRKEIQEHYMVEGDLRKSVAMDIKALMDLGSFRGLRHRKGLPVRGQKTKTNARTRKGRRKTVGAATK; this is translated from the coding sequence ATGGCTCGTATAGTAGGTGTTGATTTACCAAAGAAAAAAAGAGTTGAGTATGGCCTTACCTATATCTATGGTATAGGCTTATTTACTTCAAGAAAAATTCTTGATGCTGTTGGAATCTCTTATGACAAGAGAGTATATGATCTAAGTGAAGATGAAGCCGCAGCTATCCGTAAAGAGATCCAAGAACACTACATGGTTGAGGGTGATCTTAGAAAAAGCGTTGCAATGGATATCAAAGCTCTTATGGATCTAGGTAGCTTTAGAGGCTTAAGACACAGAAAAGGTCTTCCTGTTCGTGGTCAAAAAACAAAGACTAATGCAAGAACAAGAAAAGGTAGACGTAAAACTGTTGGCGCGGCTACAAAATAA
- the rpsK gene encoding 30S ribosomal protein S11, with the protein MAKRKVIKKKVVRKNIAKGIVYISATFNNTMVTVTDEMGNAIAWSSAGGLGFKGSKKSTPYAAQQAVEDALSKAKEHGIKEVGIKVQGPGSGRETAVKSIGAVEGIKVLYLKDITPLAHNGCRPPKRRRV; encoded by the coding sequence ATGGCAAAAAGAAAAGTAATTAAGAAAAAAGTAGTTAGAAAAAATATAGCAAAAGGTATCGTTTATATCTCTGCTACATTTAACAACACAATGGTTACAGTAACTGATGAAATGGGAAATGCTATTGCATGGAGTAGTGCAGGCGGTCTTGGATTTAAAGGTAGCAAAAAATCAACTCCTTACGCAGCTCAACAAGCAGTTGAAGATGCATTAAGCAAAGCAAAAGAACATGGTATCAAAGAAGTTGGTATCAAAGTTCAAGGACCAGGAAGCGGTAGAGAAACAGCAGTTAAAAGTATAGGTGCAGTTGAGGGCATCAAAGTATTGTATCTAAAAGATATAACTCCACTTGCTCACAACGGTTGTAGACCACCAAAACGCCGCCGCGTGTAA
- the rpsD gene encoding 30S ribosomal protein S4, producing MARYRGPVEKLERRLGVSLALKGERRLAGKSALDKRPYAPGQHGQRKAKISEYGLQLREKQKAKFMYGVSEKQFRRLFSEAARKEGNTGALLVSLLEQRLDNVVYRMGFATTRRFARQLVTHGHILVNGKKVDIPSYRVSAGEKIEVAEKSKANPQIVRAIELTNQTGIVAWVDVEKDKKYGIFTRIPEREEVVIPVEERYIVELYSK from the coding sequence ATGGCAAGATATAGAGGACCAGTTGAAAAATTAGAAAGACGCCTAGGTGTATCTCTTGCACTAAAAGGTGAAAGAAGACTAGCTGGTAAAAGTGCGCTAGATAAAAGACCATATGCGCCAGGTCAACACGGACAAAGAAAAGCAAAAATAAGCGAGTATGGTTTACAACTAAGAGAAAAACAAAAAGCTAAATTTATGTATGGTGTAAGTGAAAAACAATTCAGAAGATTATTCTCTGAAGCTGCTAGAAAAGAAGGCAACACAGGTGCACTTCTTGTTTCACTTTTAGAGCAAAGACTTGATAATGTAGTTTATAGAATGGGATTTGCTACAACTAGAAGATTTGCAAGACAACTTGTAACTCACGGACATATTTTAGTAAATGGTAAAAAAGTTGATATCCCTTCATACAGAGTTAGCGCTGGCGAGAAAATCGAAGTAGCTGAAAAAAGCAAAGCTAACCCACAAATAGTAAGAGCTATCGAGCTTACAAATCAAACTGGCATTGTTGCTTGGGTTGATGTAGAAAAAGACAAAAAATACGGAATTTTCACAAGAATTCCAGAACGCGAAGAAGTAGTCATTCCAGTTGAGGAAAGATATATAGTAGAGCTTTACTCAAAATAG
- a CDS encoding DNA-directed RNA polymerase subunit alpha, whose product MRKITTSAYMPTEIEVVNVSENVATIIAYPFETGYAVTLAHPLRRLLYASTVGFAPTGVKIEGVAHEFDSMRGMLEDVTLFIINLKNLRFKLKNDSEREVIEYSFKGPKEITGADLCNDIVDIVNPDAYLATINEDAELKFSIIIQKGIGYVPSEEIRDHRDERDSDYIALDAFFTPVKKAVYEIENVLVEDNPDYEKIVLTITTDGQVGPVEAFKHSIEAMYRQMSVFNNVLNIDANVAISSTQSSSEHAKLLESVENLNLSARSFNCLDKAEIRFIGELALMEESELKDLKNLGKKSLDEIKAVMAEIGYPFGENTLGDSKEALRKKITELKS is encoded by the coding sequence ATGAGAAAAATTACAACATCAGCTTATATGCCAACTGAGATTGAGGTTGTTAATGTAAGTGAGAATGTAGCTACAATTATAGCTTATCCATTCGAAACAGGTTACGCTGTAACTCTAGCGCATCCACTTCGCCGATTACTTTATGCAAGCACAGTTGGATTTGCTCCAACTGGCGTTAAAATAGAGGGCGTAGCGCATGAGTTTGATAGCATGCGTGGTATGCTTGAAGACGTTACACTTTTCATTATAAACTTAAAAAACTTACGTTTCAAGTTGAAAAATGATTCTGAGCGTGAGGTTATAGAGTATAGTTTTAAAGGACCAAAAGAGATAACTGGAGCAGATCTATGCAACGATATCGTTGATATAGTAAATCCAGATGCTTACCTTGCAACTATAAATGAAGATGCTGAGCTTAAATTTAGCATTATCATTCAAAAGGGCATTGGCTATGTTCCTAGTGAAGAGATCAGAGATCATAGAGATGAAAGAGATAGCGATTATATAGCGCTTGATGCTTTCTTTACTCCTGTTAAAAAAGCAGTTTATGAGATCGAAAATGTTCTAGTTGAAGACAACCCAGACTATGAGAAGATAGTTCTTACTATCACAACAGACGGTCAAGTAGGTCCAGTTGAAGCATTCAAACACTCAATTGAAGCTATGTATAGACAAATGTCAGTATTTAATAATGTTTTAAATATTGATGCAAATGTCGCTATATCTTCAACTCAAAGCTCAAGCGAACACGCTAAATTGCTTGAAAGTGTTGAGAACCTAAATTTAAGTGCTAGAAGTTTTAACTGCTTAGACAAAGCCGAAATCCGTTTTATCGGAGAGCTTGCTCTTATGGAAGAAAGCGAACTTAAAGATCTTAAAAACTTAGGCAAAAAGTCTCTTGATGAGATAAAAGCTGTAATGGCTGAAATAGGCTATCCTTTTGGTGAAAATACACTTGGCGATAGCAAAGAAGCACTCAGAAAAAAAATAACTGAGTTAAAATCATAA
- the rplQ gene encoding 50S ribosomal protein L17 produces MRHNHGYRKLGRTSSHRAALLKNLTIAIVKAGKIETTLPKAKELRGYVEKLITRARKGDFNAHKFVFASLQDKEATNKLVTEIAPKYATRNGGYTRIIKTRVRKGDAAEMAYIELVAE; encoded by the coding sequence ATGAGACATAATCACGGATATAGAAAACTAGGCCGCACTAGCTCTCACCGTGCTGCTTTGCTTAAAAACCTTACGATAGCTATCGTTAAGGCTGGTAAAATCGAAACAACTTTACCAAAAGCAAAAGAGTTAAGAGGCTATGTAGAAAAACTTATCACAAGAGCTAGAAAAGGCGATTTTAACGCTCATAAATTTGTATTTGCAAGCTTACAAGATAAAGAAGCTACAAATAAACTTGTGACTGAAATAGCTCCAAAATATGCTACAAGAAATGGTGGCTATACTCGTATCATCAAAACTCGCGTCAGAAAAGGCGATGCAGCTGAGATGGCTTATATCGAGCTAGTTGCTGAATAA
- a CDS encoding NifU family protein produces the protein MIPFSDEELMQPVKESLKVVMPMLERDGGGMELLGIKNGVVYVQLTGHCHGCAASGQTLKYGVERQLKIDIHPELTVVNIPIGEKFEL, from the coding sequence ATGATACCATTTAGCGATGAAGAACTAATGCAACCAGTAAAAGAAAGCTTAAAAGTTGTTATGCCAATGCTTGAAAGAGATGGCGGCGGAATGGAGCTTTTAGGTATAAAAAATGGCGTTGTTTATGTCCAGCTTACAGGTCATTGTCATGGATGCGCTGCTAGCGGTCAGACGCTGAAATATGGCGTAGAAAGACAGCTTAAAATAGACATACACCCAGAACTTACAGTAGTAAACATTCCAATCGGAGAAAAATTTGAACTCTGA
- a CDS encoding UDP-N-acetylmuramoyl-L-alanyl-D-glutamate--2,6-diaminopimelate ligase, translating into MKIALDEVKFITDNSQDCDKNAYFVYTNSNSKFHSKAGEQGATLISPAKAKELLGIGKNIKLIGITGTNGKTTTSAIIASALENLGFKAGLSGTRGTFLGEKQIAPKGLTTSQALETLSYLKAAIDVGCEYFVMEVSSHAIAQNRIEGLDFDLKIFTNLSQDHLDFHKTFDEYARVKSSFFSDETPKLINKDDKFIKFNPKNSMTYSLESEADFFVDKFSLKGGIEASIAFKQNSTLKSHLQGKFNLYNLLAAFGAIKFLTNLDDQKIADALGKFEGVEGRVEIVSKNPLVIVDFAHTPDGIEKVLGALSHDELIVVFGAGGDRDRTKRPIMGKIAQKYAKFTVVTSDNPRSEEPDFIIDEIMAGMSLNDKVFRESDRKKAINLALSLAKNGETIVILGKGDEPYQEINGVKHPFSDKLIAQEIINATK; encoded by the coding sequence ATGAAAATAGCGCTAGATGAAGTTAAATTTATAACCGACAATTCCCAAGATTGCGACAAAAACGCTTATTTTGTATACACAAACTCAAACTCCAAATTCCACTCTAAAGCAGGAGAGCAAGGCGCAACTCTAATAAGCCCAGCTAAGGCAAAAGAGCTTTTAGGAATAGGCAAAAATATAAAATTAATTGGCATCACAGGGACAAATGGCAAAACCACAACGTCTGCCATTATAGCTAGTGCATTAGAAAATTTGGGTTTCAAGGCTGGACTTTCAGGCACAAGGGGCACGTTTTTAGGTGAGAAACAAATCGCTCCAAAGGGTCTCACAACCAGCCAAGCCCTAGAAACTTTAAGCTACTTAAAAGCTGCGATAGACGTAGGTTGCGAGTATTTTGTCATGGAAGTAAGCTCCCACGCAATCGCGCAAAACCGTATTGAAGGGCTTGATTTTGATCTCAAAATATTTACAAATTTAAGCCAAGATCACCTGGATTTTCACAAGACTTTTGATGAATACGCTAGAGTCAAATCAAGCTTTTTTAGCGATGAGACTCCAAAACTCATAAACAAAGATGATAAATTTATTAAATTTAATCCCAAAAATTCTATGACATATTCTTTGGAAAGCGAAGCTGACTTTTTCGTGGATAAATTTAGCCTAAAAGGCGGCATAGAAGCGAGCATTGCCTTCAAGCAAAACTCAACTCTCAAAAGCCATTTGCAAGGTAAGTTCAATCTTTACAATCTTTTAGCAGCATTCGGGGCTATTAAGTTTTTGACAAATTTAGACGATCAAAAAATAGCCGACGCTCTTGGTAAATTTGAAGGCGTGGAGGGCAGAGTCGAGATAGTGTCAAAAAATCCGCTTGTGATAGTTGATTTTGCTCATACTCCAGATGGCATCGAAAAAGTCCTTGGTGCTTTGAGCCATGATGAACTTATTGTGGTTTTTGGTGCTGGTGGCGATAGAGATAGAACAAAACGCCCTATAATGGGTAAAATAGCTCAAAAATACGCTAAATTTACTGTCGTGACAAGTGATAATCCAAGAAGCGAAGAGCCAGATTTTATCATAGATGAGATTATGGCTGGAATGAGTTTGAATGACAAAGTTTTTAGAGAGAGCGACCGTAAAAAAGCTATAAATTTGGCTTTAAGCTTAGCCAAAAATGGCGAGACTATCGTGATTTTGGGTAAAGGCGACGAGCCATATCAAGAGATAAACGGCGTCAAACACCCATTTAGCGACAAACTTATCGCTCAAGAGATTATAAACGCTACAAAATAA
- the panD gene encoding aspartate 1-decarboxylase translates to MKIEMMCSKIHRATVTDANLNYIGSITIDEKLMKAANLLEFQKVEILDVNNGERFATYVIKGQKDGEICLNGAAARKVCVGDIVIIVAYASMEFQEAKSFKPTIVHVNNKNEIDG, encoded by the coding sequence ATGAAAATAGAAATGATGTGCTCTAAAATCCACAGAGCCACAGTAACTGATGCAAATTTAAATTATATAGGCTCAATAACCATAGATGAAAAACTCATGAAAGCAGCAAATTTGCTTGAGTTTCAAAAGGTCGAGATACTTGATGTAAATAATGGTGAGAGATTTGCGACATATGTTATCAAAGGGCAAAAAGACGGCGAAATCTGCCTAAACGGCGCAGCTGCTAGAAAAGTTTGTGTGGGAGATATAGTTATCATCGTGGCTTATGCAAGCATGGAATTCCAAGAAGCTAAGAGCTTCAAACCAACGATAGTGCATGTAAATAATAAAAATGAGATAGATGGATAA
- a CDS encoding methyl-accepting chemotaxis protein — MGLFSDLKVSTKLYLSFAVVIFLMIIVSAIGINKVNFIDKSLTTMTDVNSLKQRYGINFRGSVHDRAIAIRDVILTNDENSLNALLSDITRLENMYNDSAAPLSKFIKQKDVVSQSEIKMLEDISQIGKSTVAFYKDAIKLKQEGNLSEAQNLLESNIAGGFVKWLAAINKFIDYQEAANKELTNSVKNETSAFENIMIILTLIAILIAGFIAFMIQSGIKKDLGGEPKEVKDIISQVARGDLSLAVQTKFENSILSQAIIMQDKLKEIVKSINEASDAVDSKTNSLIQTFASVSSSVQKQSQIATSSTQIVQLAKQKTGDVVTMAQNTELNSNKATELCQNGKNAANEVASKMNEINANVAEQVNQIKLLSSHAKDISGAAELIAEITDQTNLLALNAAIEAARAGEAGRGFAVVADEIRKLAEKTGTATSEITNTIKIIQEQTDVAVNIIEQGVPKVEAGYKISNDVAGLLSEVYDQSLDSSDKAKEVVSVAINQVESMNSLSANIEDITKVAADTKDSMEENQARLHELETISRKLNDLMGFFKV, encoded by the coding sequence ATGGGTTTATTTAGCGATTTGAAGGTTTCTACGAAGCTATATTTGAGTTTTGCTGTTGTTATCTTTTTGATGATAATTGTTAGTGCTATTGGTATTAATAAGGTAAATTTTATCGATAAATCGCTTACTACGATGACAGATGTAAACTCGCTCAAACAAAGATATGGGATCAACTTTAGAGGCTCAGTCCACGATAGAGCAATTGCCATAAGGGACGTTATACTCACAAACGATGAAAATAGCCTAAACGCTCTTTTGAGTGATATAACAAGGCTTGAAAATATGTATAATGACTCAGCAGCCCCTCTTTCTAAATTTATAAAACAAAAAGACGTTGTTTCTCAAAGCGAAATTAAGATGCTAGAAGATATTTCGCAAATCGGCAAAAGCACCGTGGCGTTTTATAAAGACGCTATAAAGCTTAAACAAGAAGGCAATCTATCTGAAGCTCAAAATCTGCTAGAAAGCAATATTGCAGGTGGATTTGTTAAGTGGCTAGCTGCTATAAATAAATTTATAGATTATCAAGAAGCAGCAAACAAAGAGCTTACAAACTCTGTCAAAAACGAGACTTCTGCGTTTGAAAATATCATGATTATTTTGACATTAATAGCTATTTTGATAGCTGGATTTATAGCATTTATGATACAAAGTGGTATCAAAAAAGACCTTGGCGGAGAGCCAAAAGAGGTAAAAGATATCATATCGCAAGTCGCTAGAGGCGATCTAAGCTTAGCGGTTCAAACCAAATTTGAAAATAGCATTCTATCTCAAGCCATAATAATGCAAGACAAACTAAAAGAGATAGTAAAATCGATCAACGAAGCATCTGACGCAGTAGATAGCAAGACAAATAGTCTGATCCAGACATTTGCTAGTGTAAGTAGCTCTGTGCAAAAACAAAGCCAAATAGCCACAAGCTCTACACAAATAGTCCAATTAGCCAAACAAAAAACTGGCGATGTAGTAACCATGGCACAAAACACAGAACTAAACTCAAATAAAGCAACCGAACTTTGCCAAAATGGTAAAAACGCAGCAAACGAAGTGGCTTCAAAAATGAATGAAATAAACGCAAACGTAGCAGAACAAGTAAATCAAATCAAGCTTTTAAGTAGCCATGCAAAAGATATTAGCGGAGCTGCTGAGCTTATCGCTGAGATAACAGACCAGACAAATTTACTTGCTCTAAATGCCGCAATCGAAGCAGCACGCGCAGGAGAGGCTGGACGTGGATTTGCCGTAGTCGCTGATGAGATAAGAAAACTAGCTGAAAAAACAGGAACAGCTACAAGCGAAATAACAAACACTATAAAAATTATCCAAGAACAAACCGACGTCGCAGTAAATATCATAGAACAAGGCGTCCCAAAAGTAGAAGCTGGATATAAGATCTCAAATGACGTCGCTGGGCTCCTTAGCGAGGTTTATGACCAATCTCTTGATTCATCAGATAAGGCAAAAGAGGTTGTAAGTGTGGCTATCAATCAAGTTGAGTCTATGAACTCACTATCAGCAAACATAGAAGATATAACAAAGGTGGCTGCAGATACAAAAGATAGCATGGAAGAAAACCAAGCTAGACTTCATGAGCTAGAAACTATATCTAGAAAACTAAATGATTTAATGGGATTTTTCAAGGTTTAG
- a CDS encoding YbaB/EbfC family nucleoid-associated protein, with translation MFKDFDFSKMGEALAQAQQKAKEFEEENAAKEFISKSGGGLISVKSNGNGEILDINIDDSLLDDKDSLQILLISAINDAMKLAADEKKKAAASMLGGLGGFGL, from the coding sequence ATGTTTAAAGATTTTGATTTTTCTAAAATGGGCGAAGCTTTGGCTCAGGCTCAACAAAAAGCAAAAGAATTTGAGGAAGAAAACGCAGCAAAAGAGTTCATCTCAAAAAGTGGCGGTGGGCTTATAAGTGTCAAGTCAAATGGCAATGGCGAAATCTTAGATATAAATATCGATGATAGCTTGCTAGATGACAAAGACAGCTTGCAAATCTTGCTTATATCGGCCATAAATGACGCTATGAAATTAGCCGCAGATGAGAAGAAAAAGGCAGCCGCTTCTATGCTTGGTGGGCTTGGCGGATTTGGATTGTAA
- a CDS encoding DUF7488 domain-containing protein, translating into MKKLLLAIIFAVIAVAEPRPSEQDIQAIYEKNKDSQFIYKDHIAISLTKDKAAVIYDKTKKLDKADYVKFDPYLGLYLIKSDLTLRAAFMIDELNAKESMWVNILEQNATAMGHIAKFGSNLGELDELSYDANNTGLLVCDCGSMVGIGVGGNKFVGNRYLRNFVKYDDVHYGDIGVSFEDNNSTLSVKSANPFGVGNMLLAGDIVIKLNDKTPKSLRELNEAVLFADKNATLSFEVLRNGKLEKFDVKLADLAVANPPEQTKAQNAQKPKPKKVVVKPFLPSYGLSLNRNLIIQKVSPNSKAKRAGLQRGDKILAIDKVPVRSVADIEKIMRSTDRSKFYYLISRDDFQFFVRVYK; encoded by the coding sequence ATGAAAAAACTACTTTTAGCAATCATATTTGCAGTCATTGCAGTAGCTGAGCCAAGACCAAGCGAGCAAGATATCCAGGCGATCTATGAGAAAAACAAAGACTCACAGTTCATCTACAAAGATCATATCGCCATATCTCTTACCAAAGATAAAGCAGCTGTTATTTATGATAAAACCAAAAAATTAGATAAGGCTGATTATGTCAAATTTGACCCATATCTTGGGCTTTATCTTATCAAAAGCGATCTGACTTTAAGAGCTGCTTTTATGATAGATGAGCTAAATGCAAAAGAAAGTATGTGGGTAAATATTTTAGAACAAAACGCCACTGCCATGGGGCATATAGCAAAATTTGGATCAAATTTAGGCGAACTTGACGAGCTTAGTTATGATGCGAACAATACTGGACTTTTGGTCTGTGATTGTGGCTCTATGGTGGGAATCGGAGTTGGTGGAAATAAATTTGTAGGCAACAGATACCTTAGAAATTTTGTGAAATATGATGACGTTCATTATGGCGATATCGGCGTGAGCTTTGAGGATAATAATTCTACTTTAAGTGTAAAAAGTGCAAACCCATTTGGCGTGGGAAATATGCTCCTAGCTGGCGATATCGTAATAAAACTAAATGACAAAACTCCAAAAAGCTTAAGAGAGCTAAATGAAGCCGTGCTGTTCGCTGATAAAAATGCTACTTTGAGTTTTGAAGTTTTAAGAAATGGCAAATTAGAAAAATTTGATGTGAAATTAGCAGATCTAGCCGTGGCAAATCCACCAGAGCAAACAAAAGCCCAAAACGCACAAAAACCAAAACCAAAAAAAGTGGTCGTAAAGCCGTTTTTGCCAAGTTATGGTCTTAGCCTAAATAGAAATCTGATAATTCAAAAGGTATCTCCAAACTCAAAAGCTAAACGAGCTGGTTTGCAACGTGGCGATAAAATACTTGCCATAGACAAAGTGCCAGTTAGAAGCGTAGCAGATATCGAAAAAATCATGCGTTCGACAGATAGAAGCAAATTTTATTATCTCATTAGCAGAGATGATTTTCAGTTTTTTGTAAGAGTTTATAAATGA
- a CDS encoding polyprenyl synthetase family protein: MSFDEYLELNLPKIDSFHPHFNDALAWVLRAGGKHFRAKLLLGIVETLRPELTKDAFSVAFGVECLHTYSLIHDDLPAMDNASLRRGVATLHVKYDEVTAILAGDALNTHAFYLISHANLDPKTLLKCIQTLSSDGGIYGMIIGQAIDCYFEHKHLSLEELEFLHAHKTGALIAASMKMGAIISGLDDESCEQIYKIGLKLGLAFQIHDDIIDATQDEKSAGKPTNNDGIKNSFTNLLGVKGAIKARDKLENEILDELANSPILPLVNDLINKYLKEQNA; the protein is encoded by the coding sequence ATGAGCTTTGACGAATATTTAGAGCTAAATTTACCAAAAATTGATAGCTTTCATCCACATTTTAATGATGCTTTGGCTTGGGTTTTGAGAGCTGGCGGGAAGCATTTTAGGGCTAAACTTTTGCTTGGCATAGTTGAAACTCTCAGGCCAGAACTCACTAAGGATGCCTTTAGCGTGGCATTTGGCGTGGAATGCTTGCATACTTATTCGCTTATTCATGATGATTTGCCAGCTATGGATAATGCTAGTTTGAGACGTGGTGTTGCGACTTTGCACGTCAAATATGACGAAGTTACGGCTATTTTGGCTGGAGACGCCTTGAATACTCATGCGTTTTATCTCATAAGCCACGCAAATTTAGATCCAAAAACCCTTTTAAAATGTATCCAAACTCTCTCAAGCGATGGTGGGATTTATGGAATGATAATCGGTCAGGCAATTGACTGCTATTTCGAGCATAAACATCTAAGCTTAGAAGAGCTGGAGTTTTTACACGCCCACAAAACTGGAGCATTGATCGCTGCAAGTATGAAAATGGGCGCTATCATTTCAGGTCTTGATGATGAGAGCTGTGAGCAAATTTACAAAATAGGGCTTAAACTTGGCCTTGCCTTCCAAATCCACGATGACATCATAGATGCCACGCAAGATGAAAAATCTGCTGGCAAACCTACAAATAACGACGGAATAAAAAATTCATTTACAAATTTACTCGGAGTAAAAGGAGCTATAAAAGCTAGAGATAAGCTAGAAAATGAGATTTTAGACGAACTAGCAAATAGTCCTATTTTGCCGCTAGTAAATGACTTAATAAACAAATACCTAAAGGAACAAAATGCTTAA